From Candidatus Hydrogenedentota bacterium, one genomic window encodes:
- a CDS encoding HD domain-containing protein yields MYSHGDSSIGFPMSGANEDRISRITGFLETIDRLKSVERRGWLADGSRRENAAEHSWHVCMYALLLHNELESQTDLHRILCMLLVHDLVEVYAGDSYVYDDREMADQHERESLAAQRLFALLPSDVAERIRGFWDEFEAQVTPEARIARAFDIAHGFSQNVFSQGKGWRQNSVTEAMSRKVNRVAWETDPVLAAFYRQLYERAEREDLWSKEDRSSETS; encoded by the coding sequence ATGTATTCACACGGGGATAGCTCCATCGGATTTCCAATGAGCGGCGCAAACGAAGATCGCATTTCTCGCATCACCGGCTTTCTCGAGACGATCGATCGGCTTAAGTCCGTCGAGCGGCGCGGATGGCTCGCGGACGGCAGCCGGCGCGAGAACGCCGCCGAGCACTCATGGCATGTCTGCATGTACGCCCTGCTGCTGCACAACGAACTCGAATCCCAAACAGACTTGCACCGCATCTTGTGCATGCTGTTGGTCCACGATCTCGTCGAGGTCTATGCAGGCGATTCGTATGTGTACGACGACCGCGAAATGGCGGACCAGCACGAGCGCGAATCGCTTGCCGCACAGCGGCTCTTCGCATTGCTGCCCTCGGATGTTGCGGAGCGCATACGCGGATTTTGGGACGAATTCGAAGCGCAAGTGACACCCGAAGCCCGCATCGCGCGGGCATTCGATATCGCCCACGGCTTCTCGCAGAACGTGTTTAGCCAAGGTAAAGGTTGGCGACAAAACAGCGTCACCGAAGCCATGTCGCGAAAAGTGAATCGAGTGGCGTGGGAAACCGATCCCGTCCTGGCGGCCTTTTACAGACAATTGTATGAACGGGCGGAACGTGAAGACTTGTGGTCCAAGGAAGATCGTTCCTCGGAAACGTCATAG